A single Ammospiza caudacuta isolate bAmmCau1 chromosome 6, bAmmCau1.pri, whole genome shotgun sequence DNA region contains:
- the LOC131558915 gene encoding serine protease inhibitor 2.1-like translates to MKFLQCLYLLLAALCAVTHCCPEEICHEVNNTNLQDGRENLLTYSCDKKGSNHADFVFRFYKQVSSKEADKNVFFSPMSISTAFAMLAVGAKSTTLSQIFEGLGFDDLTETRINDVHESFHKVLSVLNCADVNITLNIGNALFTATGYEPQELFLQNTKKFYDADVFSSDFHKPEEATKQINKYVEDKTKGKIPELVGHLDPSTVLVLVNYIYFKAAWEMSFDPLRTHEDDFFVNPNASVRVNMMQHDGISNVYYDQELSCVVVELPYQGTARALLILPDDGKMKQVEDALSKETVCKWDSKLATRRLNLQLPKFSISGSYDVKTLFEQMGITEVFSGNADLSGISGNHNLQVSQAIHKALLEVDEAGTEAAGATAIIFTRVSFTSHTIKFNRPFLILISDKQTGITLFMGKIVDPTKE, encoded by the exons ATGAAGTTTCTCCAGTGCCTGTATTTACTCCTTGCTGCTCTTTGTGCTGTAACCCATTGCTGCCCTGAAGAGATTTGCCATGAAGTCAACAATACTAATCTGCAAGATGGAAGAGAAAATTTATTAACATATAGCTGTGACAAGAAAGGTTCTAACCATGCAGATTTTGTATTTAGATTTTACAAGCAGGTTTCATCAAAAGAAGCTGATAAAAATGTCTTCTTTTCTCCTATGAGCATCTCCACTGCCTTTGCCATGCTGGCTGTTGGTGCTAAATCAACAACTCTCTCTCAGATTTTTGAAGGACTGGGCTTTGATGACCTGACTGAAACTCGCATAAATGATGTACATGAAAGTTTTCACAAAGTTTTGTCAGTACTGAACTGTGCTGATGTTAACATCACATTAAATATAGGGAATGCCCTTTTCACAGCGACTGGGTATGAACCACAGGAGTTGTTTCtacaaaataccaaaaaattTTATGATGCAGATGTTTTCTCCAGTGATTTTCATAAACCAGAAGAAGCTACAAAGCAAATCAATAAATATGTAGAAGACAAAACTAAGGGGAAAATTCCTGAATTAGTTGGTCATCTTGATCCAAGTACTGTACTGGTTCTTGTTAATTATATTTACTTTAAAG CTGCCTGGGAAATGTCTTTCGATCCTTTGCGCACACATGAGGATGATTTTTTTGTGAACCCAAATGCATCTGTTAGAGTCAACATGATGCAGCATGATGGTATCTCAAACGTTTACTATGACCAGGAGCTCTCCTGTGTGGTGGTAGAGCTTCCTTACCAGGGCACTGCACGAGCATTGCTTATTCTGCCTGATGATGGAAAGATGAAGCAAGTGGAAGATGCTCTCTCCAAGGAAACGGTTTGTAAATGGGACAGCAAACTTGCGACCAG GAGATTAAATCTGCAGTTGCCAAAGTTTTCTATTAGTGGGTCTTACGATGTTAAAACCCTGTTTGAGCAAATGGGCATTACTGAAGTGTTCTCAGGTAATGCTGATCTGTCTGGAATTAGTGGCAACCACAATCTCCAGGTTTCACAA GCAATTCACAAGGCCTTGCTGGAAGTTGATGAGGCTGGAACTGAAGCTGCAGGAGCCACTGCCATCATCTTTACCAGAGTTTCGTTTACTTCTCATACCATCAAATTCAACAGGCCCTTCCTTATTTTGATCTCTGACAAACAAACTGGCATCACACTTTTCATGGGGAAAATTGTTGATCCTACTAAGGAGTAA
- the LOC131559155 gene encoding alpha-1-antiproteinase F-like: MKMLGSLCFLLVGILSNSYCYEPYPQGVRNQNPRAQENQNMPWQNVRNSVCRFACCFYKDISSRENNGNVFFSPLSISTAFAMLTLGARSDTLTQILRVLCFNPRQISENEIHEGYRQLMQVVNRRNAGLQLNMGNVLFVLDRLKPQERFLSNLRNFYEGEAYPMNFKQANQAQIKINEYVARRTNGKIRDLINNLDPLTEILLISYIYFNAEWEKPFDPKYTKMSKFFVDGTKVVEVPMMFGMGLFKHGYDEQLSSTVVQMDYKGGASAFFILPDRGRMRKLEKRLSCEHLSRWSSLVTKSSVNLYLPKFTLYGTYNLKDILYKMGIMDLFTDKADLSGITGQPQHRISQAIHKAVVKVDETGTEAAAATGMEIVPMSVPITVRFDRPFLMVINMENTILFMGKIVNPLKRN; this comes from the exons ATGAAGATGTTGGGTTCCCTGTGTTTTTTACTTGTTGGAATCCTTTCCAACAGTTACTGCTATGAGCCTTATCCACAAGGGGTAAGAAACCAGAACCCAAGAGcacaagaaaaccaaaatatgcCATGGCAGAATGTAAGGAACAGTGTTTGTCGATTTGCATGTTGTTTCTACAAAGACATTTCTTCTCGTGAAAACAACGGAAAcgttttcttctctcctttgaGCATCTCAACCGCCTTTGCAATGCTGACTCTGGGTGCCAGATCAGACACCCTGACACAGATTCTTAGGGTCCTTTGCTTTAACCCTCGTCAGATTTCTGAAAATGAGATACATGAAGGTTATCGTCAACTCATGCAAGTGGTAAACAGAAGGAATGCTGGGCTACAGTTGAATATGGGAAATGTTCTGTTTGTGCTCGATCGACTGAAGCCACAAGAAAGATTTTTAAGTAATCTCAGAAACTTCTATGAAGGAGAAGCTTATCCTATGAACTTCAAGCAGGCTAATCAAGCCCAGATAAAGATCAATGAATATGTAGCAAGAAGAACGAATGGAAAAATCAGGGACCTCATAAATAACCTAGATCCACTTACTGAAATTCTCCTTATTAGCTATATTTATTTTAACG CTGAATGGGAAAAACCTTTCGATCCAAAATACACCAAAATGAGCAAATTTTTTGTGGATGGGACCAAGGTTGTTGAAGTCCCAATGATGTTTGGAATGGGCCTGTTCAAGCATGGCTATGATGAGCAGCTCTCTTCCACTGTGGTGCAAATGGATTACAAAGGAGGTGCTTCAGCGTTTTTTATTCTGCCTGATAGAGGAAGAATGAGGAAGCTGGAGAAAAGATTGTCTTGTGAACATTTGTCAAGATGGTCGTCATTAGTCACAAAAAG CTCAGTAAATTTGTATCTTCCAAAATTCACGCTTTATGGGACGTATAACCTAAAAGATATCTTATATAAAATGGGCATCATGGATCTATTCACTGATAAGGCTGACCTCTCTGGGATCACTGGGCAGCCTCAGCACAGGATTTCCCAG GCTATTCATAAGGCTGTGGTAAAGGTGGATGAGACTGGCACcgaagcagcagctgccacaggcaTGGAAATAGTGCCCATGTCCGTTCCAATTACCGTTAGATTCGACAGGCCCTTCCTAATGGTCATAAATATGGAAAACACTATACTCTTCATGGGAAAAATTGTGAACCCTCTGAAGAGAAATTAA